The following coding sequences are from one Arachis hypogaea cultivar Tifrunner chromosome 7, arahy.Tifrunner.gnm2.J5K5, whole genome shotgun sequence window:
- the LOC112703220 gene encoding RING-H2 finger protein ATL54 translates to MAWKHRKLFPAQTNQTQDCSGLCDPACPYNCYTNYPDYYFSPPPPPSSTISDHSGNHISSYLIILISLFSVIFLLICLYVVKLKCYAAWCRRRLDNGSVRTQSDDEFVNENQIDHPVWLIATVGLQQSVINSITACRYRKDDGLIEGIECSVCLNEFQEGETLRLLPKCSHAFHIPCIDTWLRSHTNCPLCRARIVSNNNANSETGISNSISVGQENGGSGNGFRRNPNQEESRIEGGLSSDNMFTNFDMENSPGAGEVSELVEIEGRFSEESNSKERVDFDTCHSVSSQVLIDQIQVRGIPTDEIQTEIVANSEPEIHTADHIEDGDRVAERG, encoded by the coding sequence ATGGCATGGAAACACAGAAAGCTCTTCCCAGCACAAACAAACCAAACCCAAGATTGTTCTGGGTTATGTGACCCTGCATGTCCGTACAACTGTTACACCAATTACCCTGACTACTATttttcaccaccaccaccaccttcttcCACCATTTCTGACCACTCCGGCAACCACATCTCCTCCTACTTAATCATCCTCATATCGTTATTCTCTGTCATTTTCCTTCTCATCTGTCTATACGTCGTGAAACTTAAGTGCTACGCCGCCTGGTGCAGGCGGAGGCTCGACAACGGCTCCGTCCGCACGCAGTCGGACGACGAGTTTGTCAATGAAAACCAAATTGATCATCCGGTGTGGCTAATAGCCACGGTTGGTTTGCAACAATCCGTTATAAATTCTATAACCGCTTGCCGGTACAGAAAGGACGACGGTTTGATTGAAGGAATAGAGTGCTCTGTTTGCTTGAACGAGTTTCAAGAAGGGGAAACATTGAGGCTCTTGCCCAAGTGTAGTCACGCTTTTCACATTCCGTGTATTGACACGTGGCTACGCTCTCATACAAATTGTCCTCTTTGCCGAGCTCGTATTGTTTCTAACAACAATGCAAATTCTGAAACGGGAATTTCAAATTCGATCTCAGTGGGTCAAGAAAACGGTGGTAGTGGTAACGGTTTTAGAAGGAATCCGAATCAAGAGGAATCGAGAATCGAGGGTGGATTAAGCAGCGATAATATGTTTACTAATTTCGACATGGAAAACAGTCCTGGAGCAGGAGAGGTCAGCGAGTTAGTTGAAATTGAAGGAAGATTCAGTGAGGAATCGAATTCGAAGGAGCGAGTGGATTTCGATACATGTCATAGTGTTTCTTCCCAGGTACTTATTGATCAAATTCAGGTTCGTGGGATTCCGACTGATGAGATACAAACGGAGATTGTAGCGAATTCAGAACCTGAAATTCACACGGCAGATCATATAGAAGATGGTGACAGAGTTGCAGAACGTGGTTAG